Proteins encoded together in one Actinomycetes bacterium window:
- the rnpA gene encoding ribonuclease P protein component, which translates to MLPPANRMRSREDFARALRGRRVASGPLVTHLARTGTDEPARIGLAVSRSVGSSVVRHRVARRLRHLLRLRLDRFAPGVLLVVRALPAAATATSAQLGVALDSALDSGLGAGLNSGLGAAPVVRL; encoded by the coding sequence GTGCTCCCTCCCGCCAACCGCATGCGCAGCCGGGAGGACTTTGCCCGGGCGCTGCGCGGGCGGCGGGTCGCCTCCGGACCGCTCGTGACCCACCTGGCGCGGACCGGTACGGACGAGCCGGCGCGGATCGGGCTGGCGGTCAGCCGCTCCGTGGGGTCCTCGGTGGTTCGGCACCGGGTCGCACGCCGGCTGCGCCACCTGCTGCGCCTTCGCCTGGACCGCTTCGCACCCGGTGTCCTGCTCGTCGTTCGCGCCCTGCCCGCCGCGGCGACCGCGACCTCCGCGCAGCTCGGCGTCGCCCTCGACTCGGCACTGGACTCTGGGCTGGGCGCGGGGCTGAACTCTGGGCTCGGCGCCGCACCGGTGGTCAGGCTATGA
- the rpmH gene encoding 50S ribosomal protein L34 yields the protein MSKRTYQPNNRRRAKTHGFRLRMRTRAGRAILSARRRKGRAELSA from the coding sequence GTGAGCAAGCGCACGTACCAGCCGAACAACCGCCGGCGGGCCAAGACGCACGGGTTCCGTCTCCGCATGCGCACCCGGGCCGGGCGGGCCATCCTCTCCGCTCGGCGGCGCAAGGGCCGCGCCGAGCTCTCGGCCTGA
- the dnaA gene encoding chromosomal replication initiator protein DnaA, with protein sequence MWNRTLAGLGDVSPRHVAFLRLTRPMGLVGGTAFIAAPNDFARDVIENRLRPVLTEALSAELGRDVAIAVAVDPEATETDFSDRGFLDELTDDIADSTFAAQMDAAAQREAVDPLAARPAQGGLEVWVPDQRDRAQQPGDPGTDVFEPPVRPGAGQPHSRRDTEPSRLNPKYTFETFVIGSSNRFAHAAAVAVAEAPAKAYNPLFVYGESGLGKTHLLHAIGHYTRSLYNGARVRYVSSEEFTNDFINSIRDDKAAAFQRRYRDVDVLLVDDIQFLAGKVQTQEEFFHTFNTLHNANKQIVITSDLPPKLLQAFEDRMRSRFEWGLITDVQPPDLETRIAILRKKTAQDRLSAPPEVLEYIASKIATNIRELEGALIRVTAFASLNRQQVDLALAEVVLKDLITDATSPEITSATIMAQTAAYFGLSMEDLCGSSRSRVLVTARQIAMYLCRELTELSLPKIGQQFGGRDHTTVMHAERKIRQLMAERRSVYNQVTELTSRIRSQARA encoded by the coding sequence GTGTGGAACCGAACCCTCGCCGGGCTGGGCGACGTCTCCCCTCGTCACGTCGCCTTCCTGCGGCTCACCCGCCCGATGGGACTGGTCGGCGGCACCGCATTCATCGCGGCCCCGAACGACTTCGCGCGCGACGTGATCGAGAACCGGCTCCGGCCGGTACTGACCGAGGCCCTGTCGGCGGAGCTCGGCCGCGACGTCGCCATCGCGGTCGCCGTCGATCCGGAGGCCACCGAGACCGACTTCAGCGACCGGGGGTTCCTGGACGAGCTCACCGACGACATCGCCGACTCGACCTTCGCCGCCCAGATGGACGCAGCCGCCCAGCGCGAGGCGGTCGACCCCCTAGCAGCACGGCCCGCGCAGGGCGGCCTCGAGGTCTGGGTGCCCGACCAGCGCGACCGCGCCCAGCAGCCCGGGGACCCCGGCACCGACGTCTTCGAACCGCCGGTGCGTCCAGGCGCCGGCCAACCGCACAGCCGCCGGGACACCGAGCCGAGTCGGCTGAACCCGAAGTACACCTTCGAGACCTTCGTCATCGGCTCGAGCAACCGCTTCGCGCACGCGGCCGCCGTCGCAGTGGCGGAGGCGCCGGCGAAGGCGTACAACCCGCTGTTCGTCTACGGCGAGAGCGGGCTGGGCAAGACCCACCTGCTGCACGCCATCGGGCACTACACGCGCAGCCTCTACAACGGGGCACGGGTGCGGTACGTGAGCTCTGAGGAGTTCACCAACGACTTCATCAACAGCATCCGCGACGACAAGGCGGCCGCCTTCCAGCGCCGCTACCGCGACGTCGACGTCCTGCTGGTCGACGACATCCAGTTCCTCGCGGGCAAGGTGCAGACCCAGGAGGAGTTCTTCCACACCTTCAACACCCTGCACAACGCGAACAAGCAGATCGTCATCACCTCGGACCTGCCGCCCAAGCTCCTGCAGGCCTTCGAGGACCGCATGCGCAGCCGCTTCGAGTGGGGACTGATCACCGACGTCCAGCCCCCGGACCTCGAGACCCGGATCGCGATCCTGCGCAAGAAGACCGCCCAGGACCGGCTCTCCGCCCCGCCCGAGGTCCTCGAGTACATCGCCAGCAAGATCGCGACGAACATCCGCGAGCTGGAGGGTGCGCTCATCCGGGTCACCGCGTTCGCGAGCCTGAACCGTCAGCAGGTCGACTTGGCGCTGGCCGAGGTCGTCCTGAAGGACCTGATCACGGACGCGACCAGCCCCGAGATCACCTCGGCCACGATCATGGCCCAGACCGCCGCCTACTTCGGGCTGTCGATGGAGGACCTCTGCGGGTCCAGCCGCTCGCGGGTGCTCGTCACCGCGCGCCAGATCGCGATGTACTTGTGCCGCGAGCTCACCGAGCTCAGCCTGCCGAAGATCGGGCAGCAGTTCGGTGGCCGTGACCACACCACGGTCATGCACGCCGAACGCAAGATCCGCCAGCTCATGGCCGAGCGCCGCAGCGTCTACAACCAGGTCACCGAGCTGACCAGCCGGATCCGGTCCCAGGCCCGCGCCTGA
- the dnaN gene encoding DNA polymerase III subunit beta, translating into MRIRLERDVLADAVAWAARSLPARPPVPVLAGLLVEAADSHLTLSSFDYEVSARVRVEAGVEESGTALVSGRLLAEISRSLPARPVTLTTEGTKVLLVCGSARFSLPTLPVEDYPSLPDMPAVSGTVRGSSFAAAVSQVAVAAGRDDTLPVLTGIRLEIDGGKLTLAATDRYRLAVRELGWDPGSAEAQAVALIPARTLADTAKALATGDVISLALSSGGVGEGLIGFEAEDASGSRRTTSRLLDGEFPKYRALLPSESASVATIETAPFVEAVRRVALVAERNAPVRLSFTDGEVQLDAGAGDDAQASEALEATLSGEAITIAFNPQYLLDGLGAIDAPTAVLSFTTSTKPAVLTGRSGDAAVATDDYRYLLMPVRLSG; encoded by the coding sequence GTGAGGATCCGGCTCGAGCGCGACGTACTCGCGGACGCGGTCGCGTGGGCGGCGCGCAGCCTTCCGGCGCGCCCGCCGGTCCCGGTGCTGGCCGGCCTGCTGGTCGAGGCGGCCGACTCCCACCTCACCCTCTCCTCCTTCGACTACGAGGTGTCGGCGCGGGTGCGGGTCGAGGCGGGCGTCGAGGAGAGCGGGACCGCGCTGGTGTCCGGGCGCCTGCTGGCCGAGATCAGCCGCAGCCTGCCCGCACGCCCGGTGACCCTGACCACGGAGGGCACCAAGGTGCTGCTCGTGTGCGGCAGCGCCCGCTTCTCGCTGCCCACACTGCCGGTGGAGGACTATCCCTCCTTGCCGGACATGCCGGCGGTGTCCGGGACCGTCCGCGGGTCGAGCTTCGCCGCGGCGGTCTCCCAGGTGGCCGTGGCGGCCGGGCGAGACGACACGCTGCCGGTCCTGACCGGCATCCGGCTCGAGATCGACGGCGGCAAGCTGACCCTCGCCGCGACCGACCGCTACCGGCTCGCGGTCCGCGAGCTCGGCTGGGACCCCGGGTCCGCCGAGGCCCAGGCGGTGGCGCTGATCCCGGCCCGCACGTTGGCCGACACGGCGAAGGCCCTGGCGACGGGCGATGTCATCTCGCTCGCGCTGAGCTCCGGCGGGGTCGGGGAGGGACTGATCGGGTTCGAGGCGGAGGACGCGTCGGGCTCGCGCCGCACGACCTCGCGGCTGCTCGACGGCGAGTTCCCCAAGTACCGGGCGCTGCTGCCGAGTGAGTCGGCGAGCGTCGCGACCATCGAGACGGCGCCCTTCGTCGAGGCGGTGCGCCGGGTCGCGCTCGTCGCGGAGCGAAACGCCCCGGTCCGGCTCTCGTTCACCGACGGGGAGGTACAGCTCGACGCGGGTGCGGGGGACGACGCGCAGGCGAGCGAGGCCCTCGAGGCCACGCTGAGCGGCGAGGCGATCACCATCGCCTTCAACCCGCAGTACCTGCTCGACGGCCTGGGGGCCATCGACGCGCCTACGGCCGTGCTGTCGTTCACCACGTCGACCAAACCGGCGGTCCTGACCGGACGCTCCGGTGACGCGGCCGTGGCCACCGACGACTACCGTTACCTGCTCATGCCGGTGCGGCTCTCGGGCTGA
- the yidD gene encoding membrane protein insertion efficiency factor YidD — MSALDRARVVVRFPFLFLIRAYQLLISPWTGASCRFSPSCSQYAYEAIATHGVLRGGLLAVRRLGRCHPWNAGGLDPVPPRRTAARGA, encoded by the coding sequence ATGAGCGCGCTCGACCGGGCCCGGGTCGTCGTCCGCTTCCCGTTCCTCTTCCTCATCCGCGCCTACCAGTTGCTCATCTCCCCCTGGACCGGCGCGTCCTGCCGGTTCAGCCCCTCGTGCTCGCAGTACGCCTACGAGGCGATCGCCACCCACGGCGTGCTGCGCGGCGGCCTGCTCGCCGTCCGCCGGCTCGGCCGCTGCCACCCGTGGAACGCCGGCGGCCTCGACCCGGTGCCCCCGCGCCGCACCGCCGCCCGAGGAGCCTGA
- the recF gene encoding DNA replication/repair protein RecF has translation MYVSHLSLRDFRNHHEVELELAPGVSVLLGPNGRGKTNLVEALGYVATLGSHRVAGDAPLVRRGAERAVVRVAVVRDDRPTLVEIEITPGRSNRARVNRGPVPRARDVLGILRTVLFAPEDLALVKGDPSERRRFLDDLLVARTPRFAAVRADYERVLKQRNALLKSAGAARLRGAGELPTLDVWDSHLAEAGAQLLAARLSLTTQLQPLVAKAYAALAPESGTVELGYVCSAGEDLPGGRGELTDVLLDALRMARRTDLERGVSSVGPHRDELALELAGLPARGYASHGESWSYALALRLAAYDLLRADGGEPVLVLDDVFAELDTGRRARLAELVAPAEQVLVTAAVPDDVPAVLDGARVEVADSGVRRVG, from the coding sequence GTGTACGTCTCGCACCTCTCACTGCGCGACTTCCGCAACCACCACGAGGTGGAGCTCGAGCTCGCCCCGGGGGTGAGCGTGCTGCTGGGTCCCAACGGGCGTGGCAAGACCAACCTGGTCGAGGCGCTCGGGTACGTCGCCACGCTCGGCAGCCACCGGGTCGCGGGTGACGCCCCCCTGGTCCGTCGGGGCGCGGAGCGTGCCGTGGTCCGAGTCGCCGTGGTGCGCGACGATCGCCCCACCCTCGTCGAGATCGAGATCACGCCGGGGCGGTCCAACCGCGCGCGCGTCAACCGAGGCCCGGTCCCGCGTGCCCGAGACGTCCTGGGCATCCTGCGCACGGTGCTCTTCGCTCCGGAGGACCTGGCCCTGGTCAAGGGGGACCCATCCGAGCGGCGTCGCTTCCTCGACGACCTGCTCGTGGCTCGCACTCCCCGCTTCGCCGCGGTCCGGGCCGACTACGAGCGCGTGCTCAAGCAGCGCAACGCCCTCCTCAAGTCCGCGGGCGCCGCCCGGCTCCGGGGGGCCGGCGAACTGCCGACCCTGGACGTGTGGGACAGCCACCTGGCCGAGGCGGGCGCCCAGCTGCTGGCAGCGCGGCTGTCCCTCACCACCCAGCTGCAGCCCCTCGTGGCGAAGGCGTACGCCGCGCTCGCACCCGAGAGCGGCACGGTGGAGCTCGGGTACGTCTGCAGCGCCGGGGAGGACCTGCCCGGCGGTCGTGGCGAGCTCACGGACGTGCTGCTCGACGCGCTGCGGATGGCGCGCCGGACGGACCTGGAGCGGGGAGTGTCCAGCGTCGGGCCTCACCGCGACGAGCTGGCCCTCGAGCTCGCTGGGCTGCCGGCGCGCGGCTACGCCAGTCACGGTGAGTCCTGGTCGTACGCGCTCGCGCTGCGTCTGGCGGCCTACGACCTGCTGCGCGCGGACGGCGGCGAGCCGGTGCTGGTCCTCGACGACGTCTTCGCCGAGCTCGACACCGGCCGGCGGGCTCGCCTGGCCGAACTGGTGGCTCCGGCCGAGCAGGTCCTGGTCACCGCGGCGGTGCCCGACGACGTCCCCGCCGTGCTGGACGGGGCACGGGTCGAGGTGGCGGACAGCGGGGTGCGCCGTGTCGGCTGA
- the gyrA gene encoding DNA gyrase subunit A, which yields MTETTSTPPPGGRIEPVDLQVEMSRSYLDYAMSVIVQRALPDVRDGLKPVHRRVLYAMFDGGYRPDRPFSKSSRVVGDVMGQYHPHGDTAIYDTLVRLGQEWSLRYPLVQGQGNFGSRGDDRQAAMRYTECRLAPLAMEMVRDIDEDTVDFQPNYDGRQEEPRVLPSRFPNLLVNGSGGIAVGMATNIPPHNLREVADGVRWALQHPTATREELLEALLERIKGPDFPTAGLIVGRAGIEQAYRTGRGSVTMRGVVEVEEDSRGRTCLVISELPYQVNPDALARKIAELADNGRVPGIADLRDDSSARTGMRLVVVLKRDAVPSVVRNNLFKHTQLQDTFGCNMVALVDDVPRTLSLDGFVRHWITHQIEVIQRRTRYRLRRAEEQAHLLRGLVKALEQLDEVIALIRRSPDVEQARAGLMELLDVDELQANHILNTQLRRLAALERQRIIDELAEIERAIADLEAILASEERQRSIVEEELVEIVDKFGDERRSLIVAAEGEMSMEDLIAEEDVVVTITRGGYAKRTKVDLYRSQRRGGKGVRGAALRADDVVEHFFVTTTHDWILFFTNKGRVYRAKAYELPEAGRDARGQHVANLLAFQPEETIAQVLDLRDYTVAPYLVLATRQGLVKKSRLAEYDSNRTGGIVAINLRDDDELISARLVGEQDDLIMVSRKGQSVRFPATERSLRAMGRATSGVIGMRFRAGDELLGMEVVRAGADLVTFTDGGFWKRTSLEEWTPKGRGGIGVVAMKLPEHRGSLVGALVVDEGDEVLAMTAGGGVIRTRVTEQELQRRGRDTMGVRLIALSEGDAVVGVARNADTDEDEENDGEEAGGSGGEPTGDAPGQPGAAPEADLRDPGTTTVANPPPGGEDEETDE from the coding sequence GTGACCGAGACCACCAGCACGCCGCCGCCGGGCGGGCGCATCGAGCCGGTCGACCTCCAGGTCGAGATGAGCCGCTCCTACCTCGACTACGCGATGAGCGTCATCGTGCAGCGGGCCCTCCCCGACGTGCGCGACGGGCTCAAGCCGGTGCACCGCCGCGTCCTGTACGCCATGTTCGACGGCGGGTACCGCCCCGACCGGCCGTTCTCGAAGTCCAGCCGTGTGGTCGGCGACGTGATGGGCCAGTACCACCCGCACGGCGACACGGCCATCTACGACACGTTGGTGCGCCTCGGCCAGGAGTGGTCGCTGCGCTACCCGCTCGTCCAGGGACAGGGCAACTTCGGCTCACGCGGTGACGACCGACAGGCCGCGATGCGCTACACCGAGTGCCGGCTGGCGCCGCTGGCCATGGAGATGGTCCGCGACATCGACGAGGACACCGTCGACTTCCAGCCCAACTACGACGGGCGTCAGGAGGAGCCGCGCGTCCTCCCGTCGCGGTTCCCGAACCTGCTGGTCAACGGCTCCGGCGGCATCGCGGTCGGCATGGCCACCAACATCCCCCCGCACAACCTCCGCGAGGTCGCCGACGGCGTGCGCTGGGCCCTGCAGCACCCGACCGCGACGCGCGAGGAGCTGCTCGAGGCGTTGCTCGAACGCATCAAGGGACCGGACTTCCCCACGGCCGGCCTCATCGTCGGGCGCGCCGGGATCGAGCAGGCGTACCGGACTGGGCGGGGCTCGGTCACGATGCGCGGCGTCGTGGAGGTCGAGGAGGACTCCCGCGGACGTACCTGCCTGGTCATCAGCGAGCTGCCCTACCAGGTCAACCCGGACGCCCTCGCACGCAAGATCGCCGAGCTCGCCGACAACGGCCGTGTCCCCGGCATCGCAGACCTGCGCGACGACTCCTCCGCGCGCACCGGCATGCGGCTGGTCGTGGTGCTCAAGCGCGACGCGGTCCCGAGCGTGGTGCGCAACAACCTCTTCAAGCACACGCAGCTGCAGGACACCTTCGGCTGCAACATGGTCGCCCTCGTCGACGACGTGCCCCGAACGCTGTCCCTCGACGGCTTCGTGCGCCACTGGATCACCCACCAGATCGAGGTCATCCAGCGCCGTACGCGCTACCGCCTACGCCGTGCCGAGGAGCAGGCCCACCTCCTGCGCGGCCTGGTCAAGGCGCTCGAGCAGCTCGACGAGGTCATCGCCTTGATCCGCCGCTCCCCCGACGTCGAGCAGGCCCGCGCCGGCCTCATGGAGCTGCTCGACGTCGATGAGCTGCAGGCCAACCACATCCTCAACACCCAGCTGCGCCGCCTCGCCGCGCTGGAGCGCCAGCGCATCATCGACGAGCTGGCGGAGATCGAGCGGGCGATCGCCGACCTCGAGGCGATCCTCGCCTCGGAGGAGCGGCAGCGCAGCATCGTCGAGGAGGAGCTCGTCGAGATCGTCGACAAGTTCGGCGACGAGCGCCGCTCGCTGATCGTGGCGGCCGAGGGCGAGATGTCCATGGAGGACCTCATCGCCGAGGAGGACGTGGTCGTCACGATCACGCGCGGCGGCTACGCGAAACGGACCAAGGTCGACCTCTACCGCTCGCAGCGGCGCGGCGGCAAGGGCGTGCGCGGGGCAGCGCTTCGCGCCGACGACGTCGTGGAGCACTTCTTCGTGACCACGACGCACGACTGGATCCTCTTCTTCACCAACAAGGGCCGGGTGTACCGCGCGAAGGCCTACGAGCTGCCCGAGGCCGGCCGCGACGCGCGGGGGCAGCACGTGGCGAACCTGCTCGCGTTCCAGCCGGAGGAGACCATCGCGCAGGTCCTGGACCTGCGCGACTACACCGTGGCGCCCTATCTGGTCCTCGCGACCCGGCAGGGGCTGGTCAAGAAGTCGCGGCTCGCCGAGTACGACTCGAACCGCACGGGTGGGATCGTCGCGATCAACCTGCGCGACGACGACGAGCTGATCTCGGCCCGGCTGGTCGGCGAGCAGGACGACCTGATCATGGTCTCCCGCAAGGGCCAGTCCGTTCGCTTCCCGGCCACCGAGCGCTCGCTGCGGGCCATGGGCCGCGCCACCAGCGGGGTCATCGGCATGCGCTTCCGTGCCGGTGACGAGCTGCTCGGCATGGAGGTCGTCCGCGCCGGGGCCGACCTGGTCACCTTCACCGACGGCGGGTTCTGGAAGCGCACCTCCCTCGAGGAGTGGACCCCGAAGGGGCGCGGTGGCATCGGCGTGGTCGCCATGAAGCTGCCGGAGCACCGTGGGTCGCTCGTCGGGGCGCTCGTGGTCGACGAGGGCGACGAGGTCCTCGCGATGACCGCCGGGGGCGGTGTGATCCGCACCAGGGTCACCGAGCAGGAGCTCCAGCGCCGTGGTCGCGACACCATGGGGGTCCGCCTGATCGCGCTCTCCGAGGGCGACGCGGTCGTCGGTGTGGCGCGCAACGCCGACACCGACGAGGACGAGGAGAACGACGGCGAGGAGGCCGGCGGCTCGGGTGGGGAGCCGACGGGCGACGCGCCGGGGCAGCCCGGAGCCGCGCCGGAGGCGGACCTGAGGGATCCTGGGACCACGACTGTCGCGAACCCACCGCCCGGCGGTGAGGACGAGGAGACCGACGAGTGA
- a CDS encoding FMN-binding negative transcriptional regulator, producing MYIPRHFAAGADDVRALLAGLGAADLVTMTDGGLVASFLPLLHEPEPGPYGRLLGHLARPNDQWSRTPTGEALVIVHGPNGYVSPTWYAAKAVHGRVVPTWNYVTAHVYGRLVVHDDPVWLQSLVRRLTERHERGRDPVWSVDDAPEEHIAGQLRAIVGIEVLISRVEAKLKLSQNRPASDLPGLVAGLRADGQEELAGAVADANASRAAGETSDGTGQP from the coding sequence GTGTACATCCCCAGACACTTCGCCGCGGGTGCTGATGACGTCCGGGCCCTGCTCGCCGGGCTGGGCGCCGCCGACCTGGTCACCATGACCGACGGTGGTCTGGTGGCCAGCTTCCTGCCCCTGCTGCACGAGCCCGAGCCGGGGCCCTACGGACGTCTCCTCGGCCACCTGGCCCGGCCCAACGACCAGTGGTCGCGGACCCCGACGGGTGAGGCCCTGGTCATCGTGCACGGTCCGAACGGCTACGTCAGCCCCACCTGGTACGCCGCCAAGGCGGTCCACGGCCGCGTCGTCCCCACCTGGAACTACGTGACGGCCCACGTGTACGGCCGGCTGGTCGTCCACGACGACCCGGTCTGGCTGCAGAGCCTCGTGCGCCGGCTGACCGAGCGCCATGAGCGCGGCCGGGACCCGGTGTGGAGCGTGGATGACGCACCCGAGGAGCACATCGCCGGCCAGCTGCGCGCCATCGTCGGGATCGAGGTGCTGATCAGCCGGGTGGAGGCCAAGCTCAAGCTCAGCCAGAACCGTCCGGCGAGCGACCTGCCGGGCTTGGTGGCAGGGCTGCGCGCCGACGGCCAGGAGGAGCTGGCAGGGGCGGTCGCCGATGCCAACGCGTCACGCGCGGCTGGCGAGACCTCCGACGGGACGGGTCAGCCGTAG
- a CDS encoding DciA family protein has translation MSGSRPDDRDPQRLGDAVRRLLADRGWETEVAAGAVLGRWAEIVGADLAEHCAPETFTDGVLVVRAESTAWATQLRALAPQLLRRLGEEVGHDVVTRVDVRGPGRPSWRKGPLSAGGRGPRDTYG, from the coding sequence GTGAGCGGCTCCCGCCCCGACGACCGTGACCCGCAACGGCTCGGGGACGCGGTGCGGCGGCTGCTGGCCGATCGGGGCTGGGAGACGGAGGTGGCCGCGGGCGCGGTCCTGGGCCGCTGGGCCGAGATCGTCGGTGCGGATCTGGCCGAGCACTGCGCCCCCGAGACCTTCACCGACGGGGTGCTCGTCGTGCGGGCCGAGTCCACCGCCTGGGCCACTCAGCTGCGGGCGCTGGCCCCCCAGCTGCTGCGGCGCCTCGGCGAGGAGGTCGGGCACGACGTGGTCACGCGCGTCGACGTCCGGGGGCCGGGACGGCCGAGCTGGCGCAAGGGTCCACTCTCCGCGGGCGGGCGGGGCCCTCGCGACACCTACGGCTGA
- the gyrB gene encoding DNA topoisomerase (ATP-hydrolyzing) subunit B gives MRSRLSYDATSIQVLEGLEAVRKRPGMYIGSTGERGLHHLVYEVVDNAVDEALAGYATRIDVTLLADGGVRVVDNGRGIPVDEVESEGRPAVEVVLTVLHAGGKFGGEGYKVSGGLHGVGVSVVNALSSRLEVEVRRDGNVWRQSYTLGEPDGPLRREEPSADTGTTVTFWASPEIFETTRYSFQTLSTRLREMAFLNKGLTIHMSDERVPEPTDEEANLGAEEVQPREVTYRYDGGLVDYVKHLNASKDPAHRSIIDFEAQQSEGGSMSLEVAMQWNTGFSESVHTFANTINTHEGGTHEEGFRAALTTLVNKFGEDWGLIKKKEDRLSGDDVREGLTAIISVKLAEPQFEGQTKTKLGNTEAKSFVQTVVNDRLGEWFEKNPGEGKEIVRKGQAAMTARIAARKARDLARNRKGLMGGGGLPGKLTDCQSTDPEECELFIVEGDSAGGPAKQGRDPRVQAILPIRGKILNVEKARLDRILQNQEVQAIISALGTGIHDDFDLNRLRYHKVVLMADADVDGQHIRTLLLTLLFRFMRPVVENGFVYLAQPPLYKIKWSGRDAAPEYAYSDRERDALIAAGQTAGRRLPKEGGIQRYKGLGEMNHDELWDTTMDPAQRILLQVTLEDAAQADEIFTTLMGEDVDSRRRFIQRNARDVRFLDI, from the coding sequence ATGAGGTCTCGCTTGTCCTACGACGCCACGTCGATCCAGGTCCTCGAGGGCCTGGAGGCCGTCCGCAAGCGGCCAGGCATGTACATCGGGTCCACCGGCGAGCGTGGGCTCCACCACCTCGTCTACGAGGTGGTGGACAACGCGGTCGACGAGGCTCTCGCCGGCTACGCGACGCGCATCGATGTCACGTTGCTCGCCGACGGCGGCGTGCGCGTCGTCGACAACGGCCGCGGCATCCCGGTCGATGAGGTCGAGAGCGAGGGACGACCCGCGGTCGAGGTGGTACTCACGGTGCTGCATGCCGGCGGCAAGTTCGGGGGCGAGGGGTACAAGGTCTCCGGTGGCCTGCACGGCGTCGGCGTCTCGGTGGTGAACGCGCTGTCGAGCAGGTTGGAGGTCGAGGTACGTCGGGACGGAAACGTCTGGCGCCAGTCGTACACCCTCGGCGAGCCCGACGGGCCGCTTCGCCGCGAGGAGCCGAGCGCGGACACCGGGACGACGGTGACGTTCTGGGCCAGTCCGGAGATCTTCGAGACGACGCGCTACTCCTTCCAGACCCTCTCCACGCGACTTCGTGAGATGGCCTTCCTGAACAAGGGTCTGACCATCCACATGAGCGACGAGCGGGTGCCCGAGCCCACCGACGAGGAGGCGAACCTCGGCGCCGAGGAGGTGCAGCCCCGCGAGGTGACCTACCGCTACGACGGGGGCCTGGTCGACTACGTCAAGCACCTCAACGCGAGCAAGGACCCCGCGCACCGCAGCATCATCGACTTCGAGGCCCAGCAGTCCGAGGGCGGCTCGATGAGCCTCGAGGTGGCGATGCAGTGGAACACCGGGTTCTCCGAGTCGGTGCACACCTTCGCCAACACGATCAACACCCACGAGGGCGGCACCCACGAGGAGGGCTTCCGCGCCGCGCTCACCACTCTGGTCAACAAGTTCGGGGAGGACTGGGGGCTGATCAAGAAGAAGGAGGACCGTCTCTCCGGCGACGACGTACGCGAGGGGCTGACCGCGATCATCTCGGTCAAGCTGGCCGAACCGCAGTTCGAGGGTCAGACCAAGACCAAGCTCGGCAACACCGAGGCCAAGTCCTTTGTGCAGACCGTGGTCAACGACCGGCTCGGCGAGTGGTTCGAGAAGAACCCCGGTGAGGGCAAGGAGATCGTCCGCAAGGGCCAGGCCGCGATGACCGCGCGCATCGCCGCCCGCAAGGCCCGCGACCTGGCCCGCAACCGCAAGGGGCTGATGGGCGGCGGAGGGCTGCCGGGCAAGCTCACCGACTGCCAGTCGACCGACCCCGAGGAGTGCGAGCTCTTCATCGTCGAGGGGGACTCCGCGGGCGGTCCGGCCAAGCAGGGGCGTGATCCGCGCGTGCAGGCGATCCTGCCCATCCGCGGCAAGATCCTCAACGTCGAGAAGGCGCGGCTGGACCGGATCCTGCAGAACCAGGAGGTCCAGGCGATCATCTCGGCGCTCGGGACGGGCATCCACGACGACTTCGACCTCAACCGGCTGCGCTACCACAAGGTCGTGCTCATGGCCGACGCCGACGTCGACGGCCAGCACATCAGGACCTTGCTGCTGACCCTGCTCTTCCGCTTCATGCGCCCGGTCGTCGAGAACGGCTTCGTCTACCTCGCGCAGCCGCCGCTGTACAAGATCAAGTGGTCGGGGCGCGACGCCGCGCCGGAGTACGCCTACTCCGACCGCGAGCGAGACGCCCTCATCGCGGCCGGGCAGACAGCGGGGCGCCGGCTGCCCAAGGAGGGCGGCATCCAGCGCTACAAGGGGCTCGGCGAGATGAACCACGACGAGCTCTGGGACACCACGATGGACCCGGCGCAGCGCATCCTGCTTCAGGTCACCCTCGAGGACGCGGCCCAGGCCGACGAGATCTTCACCACGCTGATGGGCGAGGACGTCGACAGCCGTCGCCGCTTCATCCAGCGCAACGCCCGCGACGTCCGCTTCCTCGACATCTGA